The DNA segment GGCTGTGCCGTCAGAACCACTGGTCGCCAGTTGCTTACCATCGGGGCTGAAAATTACATCAAAGACCCTGCCTTGATGCCCTTTAAATTGGGTCAACTCCTTGCCGGACAAATCCCACAACCGGGCTGTGCCGTCAGAACCACTGGTCGCCAGTTGTTTGCCATCGGGGCTGAAAATTACACTCCAGACCATACCTTGATGCCCTTTAAATTGTGCCAACTGCTTGCCGGACAAATCCCACAACCGGGCTGTGTCGTCAGAACCACTGGTCGCCAGTTGCTTGCCATTGAGGCTGAAAATTACACGATTGACCGAGCCTTGATGCCCTTTAAATTGTGCCAACTGCTTGCCGGACAAATCCCACAACCGGGCCGTGTCGTCAGAACCACTGGTCGCCAGTTGCTTGCCATCGGGGCTGAAAATTACACTCAAGACCCTTTGATGCCCTTTAAATTGTGCCAACTGCTTGCCGGACAAATCCCACAACCGGGCTGTGCCGTCATCTCCACGGGTCGCCAGTTGCTTGCCATCGGGGCTGAAAATTACACGATTGACCGAGCCTTGATGCCCTTTCAATTGTGCCAACTCCTTGCTGGACAAATCCCACAAGCGAATCGTGCCGTCATCTCCGCTGGTCGCCAGTTGCTTGGCATCGGGGCTGAAAATTACACGATTGACCGAGCTTTGATGCCCTTTCAATTGTGCCAACTCCTTGCCGGACAAATCCCACAAGCGAATCGTGCCGTCAGAACCACTGGTCGCCAGTTGCTTGCCATCGGAGCTGAAAATTACACTCCAGACCATACCTTGATGCCCCTTAAATTGTGCCAACTCCTTGCCGGACAAATCCCACAAGCGAATCGTGCCGTCAGAACCACTGCTCGCCAGTTGCTTGGTATCGGGGCTGAAAATTACACGATTGACCGAGCTTTGATCCCCTTTAAATTGGGCCAACTCCTTGCCGGATAAATCCCACAAGCGAATCGTGCCGTCAGAACCACGGGTCGCCAGTTGCTTGGCATCGGGGCTGAAAATTACACTATAGACCGAGCTTTGATGCCCTTTAAATTGTGCTAATTGCTTGCCGGACAAATCCCACGAGCGAATCGTGCCGTCATCTCCACTGCTCGCCAGTTGCTTGGCATCGGGGCTGAAAATTACATCAAAGACCCTGCCTTGATGCCCTTTAAATTGGGTCAACTCCTTGCCGGACAAATCCCACAAGCGAATCGTGCCGTCATCTCCACTGCTCGCCAGTTGCTTGCCATCGGGGCTGAAAATTACACGATTGACCGAGCTTTGATGCCCTTTAAATTGGGCCAACTCCTTGCCGGACAAATCCCACAAGCGAATCGTGCCGTCATCTCCACTGCTCGCCAGTTGCTTGCCATCGGGGCTGAAAATTACACTCCAGACCATACCTTGATGCCCTTTAAATTGGGCCAACTCCTTGCCGGATAAATCCCACAAGCGAATCGTGCCGTCATCTCCACTGCTCGCCAGTTGCTTGCCATCGGGGCTGAAAATTACACTCCAGACCCTGCCTTGATGCCCTTCTAAACGGCTGCGTTCTCTGGTTCTGTAAGCCGTCATTTGCAGTGTTCCTAACACTCGATTCTGAGTTTTAGCGTCTGCCCAAGCTGCCTGCTTGAGTTTTTTTCCGGCCCTTAAACTCTCGATCAACGCATCGAAATCTCGGTCTGAAGCCAAAAGTGTTTCTGAAGATGCAGTGAGAGCATTGATCTCGCTCACTTCTGCCCGTTGTCTCTGATTTTCTGCCCGCCATGCCGATCCCAAAGCTGCAACTGCCAGAACTGCAAACACGCCCCCAGCCGCAATTGAACCTTTAAGGGCGCGTTTGAGAAACTGATTGAGCTTTTCTTCACCGAGTTTTCGTTGTTCTCGTTCCTTTTCCAGCTCAACCATTAATTCCTTCAATCTCGGTTCCTGTTGCTGGCGGATAAACGTAGCGATATAGTCATGCACTAGCTGATAGCGGTCAGCCGGAAGTTCTGGCAACAGCACGACCAAGCCGGAATCGACAAAAATCTGGAGTACCAAATCCAACTTGCCCGCTTCTGCCGCTAATGCCTGTAAATCCTGTTTCAGAATGTTGCGAGTTCGCAGAGGAATTTTATTTATGATGATGGGAGGCAACGGCAATAGGAATTGCAAATCCCGTTCCAATTCGGCACGAGTTTTCAGAGGACGAGTTCCTTTTTCATCCGTGAGCAAATACAGCACCAATTCCGCCGCTTGCTCGTTTTCAGCACCGCAGTCTTTCACCACTTCCGCCAGATAGCGCTTGACCAGTTCTTCCTTTCGACCGCAAGCCTGATACTCGGCTAGCTTGGTGATGTTCTCTGCTTGCAACTGCGCCCCCACAATTTGCAACTCAATCGGGCGCACTTCCCCCTCATTACCTGCTAAATCCCGCACCAGTTGCTCGATCAACGCAGGTTCTAAGTGGAAATAAGTGCGCTCGGTTAAGCGCTCGACGATCGCTTTCGCATCTTCGGCTGAAAAGTTGCCCAACCCATAGCGGACATTCTTGGTGAGAATATCATTGCCAATCGTCTTCATGCTGTCCAGGCGATCGCACTCCAGCAAGTAGTGCAAGTAATCCTCCCGCAACGATAGGATTACCTTCACTGGCAAAATGTTGAGGCACGCTCCCATAAATTCAAAAAATCGCCGCCTTTCGCCAGGAGTGGGATAGACAAAGAAGAATTCTTCAAACTGGTCGAAAATCAGTACCGTCCGCAGATGGCGCGATTCACCTTGTTGTAGCTGTTCCAAGATAGCTGCTTCTGAATCAAGGGGAATGGGTAAATCGATTCCCTTTTCTAAGAGTGCCTCTGCCAGTAATTTCCCTAATTCCCCAACCCAGCTCGTGTAAACTCGCATCGGTACAGGTAAAACATCAGACGTGCCAATCGCTTTGTGTTTCAAAGCTGGCACTAGCCCCCCATTGACTAGGGAACTTTTACCCACCCCAGACTGCCCGTGAATGACGATTAGCTTGTAGCTAGGCTCGCCTATCCGCTGAACTAAACGGTCCACATCCAACTGCCGACCAGAAGCGGTAATCTCTGGAGCTACAGTTTCCTGACTTGCCAGCTGCGTCAGAGCAGATTTTGCCTGTCTTTGCGGCTGTATGCGCCCTGCACCAACAAACGCCCGAAACCCATACTGCTGCTCAATAGATTGTCGAGCAGATTTAATTTCAAAGGCTTTGAAATATTCTCGCTGCTCGAAATAAAGTTTCTGTAAATGACTCAGGATGTCGAGATAAAACCAGGTATCAAACTCAGGGCTACCTACTTCTCTCGCTATTTCTAAATTACGGATAGCCTCTTGAGTTTCGTTTATCTGTTGTTGTGCTTGCGCCAGAAGAAACCGATAGAAAACTGGAGCGTATGAGGTTACAGATTGATTATTTCGTAACCTAGACCTAGACTCAGTATCTGAAATGATAGGCGATTGGGAGCCAGACGCTGTTGATGAAACTTTTATGGCTTTCTGGGCAAAGTCCCCCGCCTCTTGCCAGCGTTTGTCTGCTAGAGCTACCTCTGCTAAAAAGCCATAAGCCTGAGCCACTTCTATCGTCTTGTTTGCAGCTTGATGCCATTGCAAAGCTTTCTGAGCTAAAGCTTGCAATTGCTGCCAATCTTGTAATCGCCGCAGAATTATACCAAAGGTCAAAATTGAATTAGCAACTAAGTCTGGACGTTGAGCTTGTTCAAAAACTTCAATGCATTGCCGAAGATAATGCCGAGTTGCTTGCCAATCTGGGTGGTCGATTTCTCGATGCCGAAGTGCTTTCAGGTAATAGCAGAAGGCTATATTACTGAGGAGTTGCCCCTGTTGCTCTAAATTGTTACTCTGCTGCCAAATTTCTAAGGCTTTTTGATAATGCTCTAGAGCGAAATCTAAATTTCGATTGGTAGAATCCCCATATTTAGTAAGCCCTAGCAAGGATTCTATATTCGCTTTGAGTTCTAGGTCTAATACTTGTTCGCGGCTTTGTAAATCCTGACAAGCTAGTTTGATTTCCCGACAAGCTGATAAAGTAACGGTTAAATTTCCCTCAAAGAATCGCTCGGCTGTTTCTCTGAGGAAGTCTACTAATTCATGAGTGGTGAGCGTAAAGTCCGTCGTTGTTGCCCAACTCTCGAAATCAGGAGCTAGCCCAAGCAGTTTCTTCAAAACTTCATCATTCACCCAAAGCACCAATGGGAAATGGAAATTCTTGCGAAACTCCTCTCTGACTTGATTGGTTGCACTTAACAACTCATCCAAATCACCCACTGATTCTAAGCCAAATACCATCAAAGCATCTGGCTGTTGAAAGTCTAATTCCTCCTTAATTCTGGCATAGAGAGTCTTTTCAGACTCATTCAGTTCCAGAATACGGATTTCGACGCTCATTAGTTCTTGCAACCGCTCAACCAACTGCGATCGCAAGCGGGTATAGTTACAACGCGCTAAAAACAGCTTGAACTGCCCAACAGACGCCTCAATCGCCCAAGCCAATTTTTTAAGCGATCGCTCGTTGTGAACAGCCACATCTTGCGGTTGGTGCGATTCACTCATGGCTGCAACTCTTTCGCCTCTGCCAAAATCGGATTGATATCAAACCAAGACTCGCTGCTATCCCGATATTCAAACACCAATCGGCTGCGGATAAGCGCCTGGTATCCATCATCACCACTTACCTTCTTTCGTTGCCGCACCTGACGCAGCAACTCCCATTCATCATCGGAAATGGGCATGGTCATTTCATTGCGACGGGCGCGAATCACGGCTTCCAACGTTGCACCGGACAGAGGAAGCTCCATTTCCTCCATAATCCACGTATTCAGCAACCTCAGCAAATCTCGAACATGACCCCCGCTAACACGGCACAGGCGGTCTAGTGTGTTGGGACTGTCAAAAATTTCAGTAATCTTATTCAGGCGCTCTTGCTCATCAAACTCTGGAAACACTCTCGCCAGTACCATCTGCCGCAGCAATGCTATCCCTGCCTCACACTCACTGCCATCTTGTAACTGTATCGATACCATTGGCAGTACCCTCGGTTCATCAAAGCGCTGAGTGAGGTTCCCATAATCATTTGAGAACTTCAGGGCTAGCGGCATCGTATAGACCAGATGACAATTCAACTTTTTGAGATACTCACCCTGATCAACAAACAGGTATTCCTGTTGAGGACGCCCCCAAGACTTGGTGCGGGTATCTAAGCGATCGAGATTATCCACAATCACCACTAGCCCCTTTTTGCCTTGCTGTTTCAGGGAAGCGATCGCAGGTTCTAGCAGTTCCTGATTAATAGCTTCCAACAACTGCGTTTTTTGTGGACCCAAATACTGGTTGAGTTTCTCCCGCAGCGTTGCATCACTTTTCGCCTTTGTCGTGATTTCGCCAATACCAAACGCGAGAGAAAACTTTTCGTTTTCCGAAGTGATACCGATATCACCAAGTTTGGGAACTCCAGGCATTTCGGGAGGCTTCAATTTAAACCCCGTCACCTCGGAGTTTAAGACCTTCCAGGCTCCCTGTAGCAACCCTTTGAGCCTACTGGGTTCCTCAAGTGTAATTTTGTCCAAACTCTGACTGACTCGATGTGCGATCGCCAGCAACACATCGCTAATATCAACATCCGTCATTTCCAGGTCTTCACTGGACTCAAAATAGACCACCTGAAAGCCTTCGTGTTCCAGTTCGGTCTTCAGCCGCATTAGCTCGGTGGATTTGCCACAACCGATATGCCCTGTAAATAGAACACAGGTAG comes from the Coleofasciculus sp. FACHB-1120 genome and includes:
- a CDS encoding P-loop NTPase fold protein translates to MTVDIRKFFQATDPGKTLVVENPEDKKYYIDFSSVRGGEIIKKLKQKITFFSPDAPTCVLFTGHIGCGKSTELMRLKTELEHEGFQVVYFESSEDLEMTDVDISDVLLAIAHRVSQSLDKITLEEPSRLKGLLQGAWKVLNSEVTGFKLKPPEMPGVPKLGDIGITSENEKFSLAFGIGEITTKAKSDATLREKLNQYLGPQKTQLLEAINQELLEPAIASLKQQGKKGLVVIVDNLDRLDTRTKSWGRPQQEYLFVDQGEYLKKLNCHLVYTMPLALKFSNDYGNLTQRFDEPRVLPMVSIQLQDGSECEAGIALLRQMVLARVFPEFDEQERLNKITEIFDSPNTLDRLCRVSGGHVRDLLRLLNTWIMEEMELPLSGATLEAVIRARRNEMTMPISDDEWELLRQVRQRKKVSGDDGYQALIRSRLVFEYRDSSESWFDINPILAEAKELQP